The sequence below is a genomic window from Ottowia sp. SB7-C50.
CCTGCTGTCGCTGCTGCGCAACCTGCACGGCCTGGCCTGCTGGTGGATCGACGCCCCCATCGCCCTGCACGGCGTGCAGTTTCCGTTTGACGCGCCGCCGCACGCCGACGTCCACGCGCGGCTGTTTGCCAGCCCGGTGCGCTTTGGCGCGCCGCAGGCGGCGCTGCACTTCGACGCCAGTGTGCTGAACCTGCCGCTGCGCCGCGACGCCGCCGCGCTGGACCAGATGCTGCGCCGTGCGCTGCCCATTCTGGTTTGGCCGTACCGGCGCGAAGCCTCGCTGGCGCGCCGGGTGCGTCAGCTGCTGCAAAAACCGCAGGCCGCGCACACCGCGCAGACGCTGGCCGCGCAACTGGCCTTGTCGCCCCGCACGCTGCACCGCCAGCTGCGCAGCGAAGGCACCACCCTGCAGGCGCTGAAGGACGAGGTGCGGCGCGCCCAGGCCGCCGACCTGCTGCTGCGCACGCGCCAGCCGCTGGCGCGCGTGGCGCGCGCGGTGGGCTTCCAGAACGACAAGAGCTTCATCCGCGCCTTCCGCCACTGGACGGGGCGCACGCCAGAGCAGTTTCGCGCCCCGTCGGGCAAGGCCGCCCGCCCCCACGCCGCCGACGCCGCGCCGCCGGCCATCCCGCATTCGAGCGATCCGGCCGGCAAGCGCTGAGCCCCGCCACACCACCCCCTGCGCGACGGTCGCCTTGCTACAGTGCGCAGCATGAAGCCCGCCCCCCGCCTCCTTTTCAGCCCCGAGCACGACGCCTTCCGCGAACAGGTGCGGCGCTTCTGCGAACGCGAAATCGCCCCGCACCACGCCGCCTGGGAAGGCGCCCACGGCGTGCCGCGCGCGGTGTGGCGGCAGGCGGGCGACAACGGGCTGCTGTGCTGCTGGCTGCCCGAACACCTGGGCGGCCCGGGCGCCGACCTGCTGTTCGACTTCATCGTGGCCGAGGAGCTGGGCCGCATCGGCGCCACCGGGCCGGGTTTTGCGCTGCACTCCGTCATCGTCGCGCCCTATCTGGTGGCGCACGGCACGCCGGCGCTGCAGCAGGCGCTGCTGCCCGCCATGGTGCGCGGCGAAAAGATCGCCGCCATCGCCATGACCGAGCCCGGCACCGGCAGCGACGTGGCCGCCATCCGCACGCAGGCGCGGCACGACGGTGACCACTACGTGCTGAACGGCCAGAAGACCTTCATCACCAACGGCCACAACGCCGACGTCGTGGTGGTGGCCTGCAAGACCGAGCCCGACAAGGGCGCGCACGGCGTGTCGCTGCTGGTGGTCGAAGAGGGCATGCCCGGCTTCACGCGCGGGCGCAACCTGCGCAAGATCGGCCAGCACGCGCAGGACACCGCCGAGCTGTTCTTCGACAACGTGCGCGTGCCCGCCACGCACCTGCTGGGCAGCGAAGGCCAGGGCTTCAAGTACCTGATGCAGAAGCTGGCGCAGGAGCGCCTGCTGGTCAGCGTGGGCTGCCAGGCGCGCGCCGAAGCCGCCCTGCAGTGGACGGTGGACTACGTGCAGCAGCGCCACGCCTTCCGCCAGCGCGTGGCCGACTTCCAGAACACCCGCTTCAAGCTGGCCGCCCTGGCCACCGACATCGCTGCCGGCCGCGCCTACTGCGACCAGCTGATCGCGCGGCACCTGGTGGGCGAACTGGACGCCGTGGGCGCCGCCGCCGGCAAGCTGTGGCACAGCGAGCTGCTGGGCCGCGTCACCGACGAGTGCCTGCAACTGTTCGGCGGCTATGGCTACATGGCCGAATACCCCATCGCCCGCGCCTACACCGACGCGCGCATCGAGCGCATCTATGCGGGTACGTCGGAGATCATGAAAGAAATTGTCGCCCGCGATCTGCTCGACGCTCCCAAATCATGAGCACGCTGCGCTTTGCCAACCCCGACCAGGCGCTGATTCACCGCTTTATCGACGGCGGCGCGCGGCCGATCCCGTTCGATGCCAACCCGATGGCGCGCGCGCTGGGTGCCGAGCTGCGCGCGGCCGACCTGCAGGCCGGCCGGGTGGAACTGGCCTTCGCGCCCGACCCGCTGTTCATCCAGGGCACCGGCGTGCTGCAGGGCGGGGCGGTGACGGCGATGCTGGACTTCGCCATGGCTTTTGCCACGCTGGCGCACCTGCCAGTGGGCGCCTCGTGCGCCACCGTGAACCTGAACACCGCCTTCCTGCGCCCCGCGCCGCAGGGCCACTACCTGGCCACCGGCGAAGTGGAGCGGCGCGGCAGGCAACTGGCCTTCACCCACGCGCGCCTGATGCGCCTGGAAGACCGCGTCGTCGTTGCCACCGCCACGTCGACATTGGCCGTGATGCTGCCCGAACCGACGTAAAAATCGCCCCCAGCGCTTGCTGGACAAGCGCAAGCAGCTCACATTTACATAGCATAAAGTGAGGGGGCAGCCACCACCCTCACCCCAGCCCTCTCCCGCCAGCGGGAGAGGGAGCAAGGCCCAGGGCTGCGCAGCAAGCCCACCCGAAGGCCGCGAAGCAGGCCACGCGCGAACGCCGCGGAGCGGGCTTGGCCCGACCGCTGGCGTTGTCCCCCTCAGGGGGAAGGCGCGTCAGCGCCACAGGGGGGAACCTATAACGGGTGGGTCACCAACCGGAAGTCCGGATCGTCCGGATACGCCTTCACCTCGAAGCCCAGGCTGCGCATCAGCTTGAGCATGCCGTTGTTCTGCGTCAGCACCAGGCCGATGATTTCCTGCAGGCCTTTTTCGCGCGCCACGTCCATGATGCTGAGCATCAGGCGCGTGCCCAGGCCCTGGCCGCCGTAGGCGTCGTCCACCACCAGCGAGAACTCGCAGCTGTTCTGGTCGGGGTTGGTGATGTAGCGCGACACGCCGATGATTTTTTCCTTGGTCTGCTTTTCGCCGGTCTCGCTCACGCTTTCTTCCTGCACCACGGCGCACAGCGCCATCTCGCGGTCGTAGTCGATCAGCGTGAAGCGCGACAGCATGCCCGGCGGCAGTTCGGCCATGTTGGAGACGAAGCGGAAGTAGCGGCTTTCGGGCGACAGGCGCTTCATCAGGTCCTGCAGCATCTGCGCGTCGTCGGGGTGGATCGGGCGCACGGTGTATTCGCCGCCGCCGCGCAGCGGCCACAGCTGCTCGTAGCGCTGCGGGTACGGCAGGATCGACAGGTGGCCATACTTGCCCGCGCGGCCGGGCGAGGTCTGCGCCGCCGGGCCGATGACGATGCGCGCGTCCACGGCCAGCGCGCCGCGCTCATCCACGATGATGGGGTTGATGTCCATCTCGCGCAGCTGCGGCAGCTCGCACACCATTTCGGACACGCGCAGCAGCACCTGCTCCAGCGCCGCCATGTCGACCGGCGGCGCGCCGCGCCAGGCGCCCAGGGTTTCGTGCACGCGCGACCGCTCAATGAGGCGCCGCGCCAGGAACTGGTTGAGCGGCGGCAGCTCCATGGCGTGGTCGTTCATCAGCTCGATCATGGTGCCGCCGGCGCCGAAGGCGATCACCGGGCCGAACGGCTCGTCGGTGACCACG
It includes:
- a CDS encoding AraC family transcriptional regulator, translated to MPARTLPRSPATGPAHTPGAFVGAIVHAYAQRGLAPDGALAKAQIRPYELADPQHRVTAQQFERLCAAAMQELDDEAPGWFSRRLPWGSYGMLARASTGAPTLGVALRRWCRHHGLLTDDVKLSLRVAGAQARIEIAEHRAVPELREFALLSLLRNLHGLACWWIDAPIALHGVQFPFDAPPHADVHARLFASPVRFGAPQAALHFDASVLNLPLRRDAAALDQMLRRALPILVWPYRREASLARRVRQLLQKPQAAHTAQTLAAQLALSPRTLHRQLRSEGTTLQALKDEVRRAQAADLLLRTRQPLARVARAVGFQNDKSFIRAFRHWTGRTPEQFRAPSGKAARPHAADAAPPAIPHSSDPAGKR
- a CDS encoding acyl-CoA dehydrogenase family protein, coding for MKPAPRLLFSPEHDAFREQVRRFCEREIAPHHAAWEGAHGVPRAVWRQAGDNGLLCCWLPEHLGGPGADLLFDFIVAEELGRIGATGPGFALHSVIVAPYLVAHGTPALQQALLPAMVRGEKIAAIAMTEPGTGSDVAAIRTQARHDGDHYVLNGQKTFITNGHNADVVVVACKTEPDKGAHGVSLLVVEEGMPGFTRGRNLRKIGQHAQDTAELFFDNVRVPATHLLGSEGQGFKYLMQKLAQERLLVSVGCQARAEAALQWTVDYVQQRHAFRQRVADFQNTRFKLAALATDIAAGRAYCDQLIARHLVGELDAVGAAAGKLWHSELLGRVTDECLQLFGGYGYMAEYPIARAYTDARIERIYAGTSEIMKEIVARDLLDAPKS
- a CDS encoding PaaI family thioesterase → MSTLRFANPDQALIHRFIDGGARPIPFDANPMARALGAELRAADLQAGRVELAFAPDPLFIQGTGVLQGGAVTAMLDFAMAFATLAHLPVGASCATVNLNTAFLRPAPQGHYLATGEVERRGRQLAFTHARLMRLEDRVVVATATSTLAVMLPEPT